A window of Chloracidobacterium sp. N contains these coding sequences:
- a CDS encoding ABC transporter permease produces MPSLAWANLCHRPARSLATAFGVAVGAVLVLLTTGLAHGVIAERAEREARVGAHIMLRPSGSFGGGVVSNQPAYPLERLPRIASIPGVRAAVPVIQYALPSDSGIGFRLLEGVPWADYAAMSGIQIVAGRAPQGPDELVIDREQARSRDFQLGAQVTLSRHVFTVVGIYDPPSGARLKAPLETLQTMLAAPGRCSMVFVQCAEASQQEAVAKRLREAFPTDQLVFVRDLPGLYARGLPALDTFLRVVIGLALMISLLIVSLTMYTSVVERTREIGILKSLGATDAFILLAIEQEALLLSSAGVLLGIGLAYLGRWWIVSFTAFRTIEFEPVWFVIVAAVAVLSGAVGALYPSWRAMRLDPVEALRYE; encoded by the coding sequence ATGCCATCACTTGCGTGGGCCAATCTTTGTCATCGTCCGGCACGCTCGCTGGCCACGGCTTTCGGCGTCGCCGTCGGCGCGGTGCTGGTACTGCTGACGACCGGGCTGGCGCATGGCGTCATTGCCGAACGCGCCGAGCGCGAAGCACGGGTTGGAGCGCACATCATGCTGCGGCCGTCCGGTTCGTTTGGCGGGGGCGTGGTGTCAAATCAGCCGGCCTATCCGCTGGAGCGGCTGCCGCGTATTGCATCCATCCCCGGCGTACGGGCGGCCGTACCGGTCATTCAGTATGCGTTGCCGTCGGACAGCGGCATCGGGTTCCGGCTGCTCGAAGGCGTGCCATGGGCGGACTACGCGGCCATGAGCGGCATTCAGATTGTGGCCGGACGTGCGCCGCAGGGACCTGATGAGTTGGTGATTGACCGGGAGCAGGCGCGCAGCCGTGACTTCCAGCTCGGGGCGCAGGTGACGCTCTCCAGACATGTGTTTACGGTCGTGGGCATCTATGACCCGCCAAGCGGGGCCCGCCTCAAAGCGCCGCTGGAAACCCTCCAGACGATGCTTGCCGCGCCGGGACGCTGTTCGATGGTGTTTGTCCAGTGTGCGGAAGCCAGCCAGCAGGAAGCCGTCGCCAAACGCCTGCGGGAGGCGTTCCCAACCGATCAGCTCGTCTTTGTCCGCGACCTGCCAGGGCTGTATGCCCGCGGACTCCCGGCGCTGGATACCTTTCTCCGGGTCGTCATCGGGCTGGCGCTGATGATCAGCCTGCTCATTGTGTCGCTGACGATGTACACCTCGGTGGTCGAGCGCACCCGTGAGATCGGCATTCTCAAGTCCCTGGGCGCTACGGACGCCTTCATTCTGCTGGCCATTGAGCAGGAAGCCCTGCTTCTGAGCAGCGCCGGAGTGTTGCTGGGAATTGGACTGGCCTATCTGGGCCGCTGGTGGATTGTGAGCTTCACGGCTTTTCGTACCATCGAGTTCGAGCCGGTGTGGTTTGTCATTGTGGCAGCGGTGGCGGTGCTGAGTGGGGCGGTTGGCGCGCTGTATCCGTCCTGGCGTGCCATGCGGCTCGATCCGGTGGAAGCCCTGCGCTACGAATGA
- a CDS encoding PIN/TRAM domain-containing protein: MNRDRFLTQLAIVLLSLGTALWMKPLGSTLWSAVLGAGLGSAVVTLEHYLRSRPITTLIGGTLGLFTGLAAAVLVGLVLSLQPGIPDAPKTYLVLTALLALGYLGMVRGSASDRWWELFGTAAKSPGSADNRPLNLVLDTSVIIDGRIADIAETGFLSERLIIPQFVLRELQHVADSPEATKRNRGRRGLDILQRLQKNKKLDTIITDMDFPNIREVDLKLIELAKQLGAKIVTNDFNLNKVAQLRGVLVLNINELANALRPVVLPGETMQVFILKEGKEYNQGVAYLDDGTMVVVDNARRQIGRAVDISVTSVLQTTAGKMIFGKLIEETTPRLASDRPPGERPERPRPLSAPTSTPPADTPAAGTPVTPTPPEMPEVKLSQP; encoded by the coding sequence ATGAACCGCGACCGATTCCTGACACAGCTTGCCATCGTCCTGCTTTCCCTGGGAACGGCCCTGTGGATGAAACCACTTGGCTCCACCCTCTGGTCAGCCGTTCTTGGAGCCGGGCTGGGCAGCGCGGTTGTCACCCTTGAACACTACCTGCGGTCACGTCCCATCACGACCCTGATTGGCGGCACACTCGGACTGTTTACCGGACTGGCGGCCGCCGTCCTCGTCGGCCTCGTTCTCAGCCTTCAGCCGGGCATCCCGGACGCCCCCAAGACCTACCTGGTTCTGACCGCCCTGCTGGCACTGGGTTATCTGGGTATGGTTCGCGGCAGCGCCAGTGATCGCTGGTGGGAGCTGTTTGGCACTGCTGCCAAAAGCCCCGGCAGCGCCGACAACCGCCCACTCAATCTCGTCCTCGATACGAGTGTCATCATTGATGGACGCATTGCCGACATCGCCGAAACCGGCTTTCTGAGCGAGCGCCTCATCATTCCGCAGTTCGTCCTGCGCGAGTTGCAGCACGTGGCTGACAGCCCGGAAGCCACCAAGCGCAACCGTGGACGGCGGGGACTCGACATCCTGCAACGCCTCCAGAAAAACAAAAAGCTCGACACCATCATCACCGACATGGACTTCCCCAACATTCGGGAAGTTGACCTCAAGCTCATCGAGTTGGCCAAGCAGCTTGGGGCCAAAATCGTCACCAACGATTTCAACCTCAACAAGGTGGCGCAGTTGCGCGGCGTTCTGGTACTCAACATCAATGAACTCGCCAACGCCCTGCGCCCGGTTGTCCTGCCCGGCGAAACCATGCAGGTGTTCATCCTGAAAGAAGGCAAGGAATACAACCAGGGCGTGGCTTACCTTGACGACGGGACGATGGTCGTCGTGGACAATGCGCGCCGGCAGATTGGCCGGGCCGTGGACATCAGCGTAACGAGCGTGCTGCAAACCACAGCCGGCAAGATGATTTTTGGCAAACTCATCGAGGAAACGACGCCACGCCTGGCCTCTGACCGCCCGCCCGGAGAGCGCCCTGAACGTCCACGGCCGCTCAGCGCCCCAACCTCGACACCGCCGGCCGATACGCCCGCGGCCGGTACGCCCGTGACGCCAACGCCGCCGGAGATGCCGGAAGTCAAGCTTTCTCAGCCGTGA
- the ubiG gene encoding bifunctional 2-polyprenyl-6-hydroxyphenol methylase/3-demethylubiquinol 3-O-methyltransferase UbiG produces MSAGMTPVNNALYDELGERWYTAQDDPVALLRAEGRLRNPWIATEIAARCGAGAAVLDIGCGGGFLSNELARAGFAVTGLDQSAESLSIAQSHDTTHSVHYEVGNAMRLPYPEVSFSAVCAMDFLEHVEDPAGVIREAARVLRPGGLFFASTFNRNWLSWLVVIKGVEWFVPNVPPNMHVLHLFITPREMARYCQAAGLHRIRFRGLRPRLNRAFWRLLWTRVVPEDFEFTFTSSLLTGYLVTAEKA; encoded by the coding sequence ATGTCTGCCGGAATGACGCCGGTCAACAACGCACTCTATGACGAACTGGGCGAACGGTGGTACACGGCCCAGGATGATCCCGTGGCGCTGCTGCGCGCCGAAGGACGCCTGCGCAACCCGTGGATTGCCACGGAAATTGCCGCCCGGTGCGGCGCTGGCGCGGCCGTGCTGGACATCGGCTGTGGCGGCGGCTTTCTGTCGAACGAACTGGCCCGGGCCGGTTTTGCCGTCACCGGTCTGGATCAGTCGGCGGAGAGCCTGAGCATCGCGCAAAGCCACGACACGACACACAGCGTGCACTACGAGGTCGGCAATGCCATGCGGTTGCCTTACCCGGAGGTTTCGTTTTCGGCCGTGTGCGCCATGGATTTTCTCGAACACGTGGAAGACCCGGCCGGAGTCATTCGGGAAGCGGCACGGGTGCTGCGGCCGGGCGGGCTGTTTTTTGCTTCGACCTTCAACCGGAACTGGCTGAGCTGGCTGGTGGTCATCAAGGGCGTGGAGTGGTTCGTGCCGAATGTGCCGCCCAACATGCACGTGCTGCACCTGTTCATCACGCCACGCGAGATGGCCCGGTATTGCCAGGCGGCCGGACTGCACCGCATACGGTTTCGCGGTTTGCGCCCGCGCCTGAACCGGGCATTCTGGCGACTGCTCTGGACGCGCGTCGTGCCGGAAGACTTCGAGTTTACTTTTACGTCCTCGTTGCTGACCGGCTATCTGGTCACGGCTGAGAAAGCTTGA